The nucleotide sequence AGCTGCCGGCCGAGGAGCCGACCGTCGACATCCACTGCGTCACGAAGTGGTCGAAGCTGGGCACCACGTGGCGCGGAGTGTCGCTCGACCTGCTCATGGAGGACGTCGAGACGACGGCCGACTACGCGCTCGTGCACTGCTACGGGGGCTACACGACGAATCTGCCGCTCGAGGACCTGCTCGACGGCAAGGCGTGGATCGCCTACGAGTTCGAGGGCTCCGAGCTGGCGCCGCAGCACGGCGGGCCGGCGCGGCTGCTGGTGCCGCACCTGTATCTCTGGAAGTCGGCCAAGTGGGTGCGCGGCATCCAGCTGCAGGAGTTCGACGAGCCGGGCTTCTGGGAGAGCGTCGGCTACCACAATTACGGCGACCCGTGGCGCGAGCAGCGCTACGCGGGCGATTGAGCCCCCGGCTCGAGTGGCGCGTCGCGACCCTCGCCGGATCCCGCACCGAGACCGCGACCGCCCGGACGCTGCTGCTGGACGTGCCCGGCTGGCCCGGTCACGTGCCCGGCCAGCACGTCGACGTCCGCCTCACCGACGAGGACGGCTACAGCACCGAGCGCAGCTACTCGCTGGCCACGCCGGCTGACGGCGACCGCGTCGAGCTGACCATCCAGCGGGTGAAGGGCGGCGAGGTGTCCGAGTACCTGACGGACACATTCGCTGTCGGCGACCCGGTCGAGCTGCGTGGTCCGGTCGGCGGCTGGTTCGTCTGGCATCCGTCCCGGACGGGGCCGGTGCTGCTGGTCGCGGGCGGGGCGGGCATCGTCCCGCTGATGGCGATGGTCCGCGCGCGACGGCTGGCCCGCAGCCGGGCACCGTTCCGGCTGATCTACTCGGTGCGCTCGCCGTCGGACCAGTTCTACGCGGCCGAGCTGCGCCGCGCCGTCCGCGACGAAGGCGGCCTCGACATCACCACCGTCTACACCCGTTCGGCGCCCACCGGCGTCCCCCGCCCACCCCGCCGCATCGGTGCCGCCGACCTGGAGCTGTACGGCTGGCCGCCGCGGTTCGAGCCCACCTGCTTCGTCTGCGGCCCGACCGGGTTCGTCGAGAAGGTGGCGAGCACGCTGGTCGGCCTGGGTCACGACCCGCGCCGCGTCCGTACCGAGCGCTTCGGCCCTACTGGAGACTGACATGACAGACGAGTTCCAGGACGGCAACGTGCTGGCCGGCCCG is from Jiangella alkaliphila and encodes:
- a CDS encoding sulfite oxidase-like oxidoreductase, whose product is MGIVSPGFRRRRHDADLQLPPGQYLTEDFPVLSAGPTPNVALDRWEFTIASETGQEYRWTWDELQELPAEEPTVDIHCVTKWSKLGTTWRGVSLDLLMEDVETTADYALVHCYGGYTTNLPLEDLLDGKAWIAYEFEGSELAPQHGGPARLLVPHLYLWKSAKWVRGIQLQEFDEPGFWESVGYHNYGDPWREQRYAGD
- a CDS encoding ferredoxin reductase: MARAALRGRLSPRLEWRVATLAGSRTETATARTLLLDVPGWPGHVPGQHVDVRLTDEDGYSTERSYSLATPADGDRVELTIQRVKGGEVSEYLTDTFAVGDPVELRGPVGGWFVWHPSRTGPVLLVAGGAGIVPLMAMVRARRLARSRAPFRLIYSVRSPSDQFYAAELRRAVRDEGGLDITTVYTRSAPTGVPRPPRRIGAADLELYGWPPRFEPTCFVCGPTGFVEKVASTLVGLGHDPRRVRTERFGPTGD